Proteins encoded by one window of Procambarus clarkii isolate CNS0578487 chromosome 92, FALCON_Pclarkii_2.0, whole genome shotgun sequence:
- the LOC123775139 gene encoding retinol dehydrogenase 11, with protein sequence MHVWSGVGRDSRLWVPIVAWTMGVVGVLVGVGFALYLITKYRQRRWGKCKSMRRLEGKIVVITGANSGIGKETARDLASRGAIVVLACRNRQAALEAVRDIRTTTGDGDLIVMELDLGDLASVRTFSSNLLEKFNKIDILINNAGVFVPPEERRKTKDGFEIHLGVNHLGHFLLAHLLLPRIQSTPSSRIIIVSSSLYRHGRIDFDNLDADKGWDVKIRPNVLYSNSKLANIFHSQELARRLQGSGTGVFVLCPGFVYTGLMRYVVANFSWIKKLCFTPIILIYMRNANQGAQTTIHCAISEELDGVEWGFLRECKIDTLEKIAEDCETATKLWDVSMSLVGERVAGMATVGERKEAVLEEQRASLEEREAYVDRDERELVEDEGITMEEEEEEEHEAVVEDKEELPEEELSLDEEEPSSADDDDELLVNRSLDEGKSLLPHQHLQGHKSK encoded by the exons ATGCatgtttggtcaggtgtgggtCGGGACTCACGACTGTGGGTTCCTATAGTGGCCTGGACCATGGGCgttgtgggcgtgctggtggGTGTGGGCTTTGCCCTCTACCTCATTACCAAGTACAGGCAAAGAAGATGGGGAAAATGTAAGAGTATGCGTCGCCTAGAGGGCAAG ATTGTAGTGATCACAGGTGCTAATTCGGGCATTGGCAAGGAGACAGCAAGGGACTTGGCTAGCCGAGGAGCAATTGTTGTCTTGGCCTGCAGGAACCGCCAAGCCGCTCTGGAGGCTGTCCGTGACATACGCACAACCACAGGTGATGGAGATCTG ATTGTTATGGAACTTGATCTTGGCGACCTGGCGTCTGTCAGAACATTCTCGTCAAATTTACTTGAAAAATTCAACAAAATTGACATCCTGATCAACAATGCTGGAGTGTTTGTTCCACCTGAGGAGCGAAGGAAAACCAAGGATGGTTTTGAAATCCATCTGGGAGTGAACCATCTGGGTCACTTTCTTCTCGCGCATCTGCTTCTCCCTCGCATTCAGAGTACGCCCAGTTCTCG GATCATCATTGTGTCATCATCTCTGTATAGACATGGAAGAATTGACTTTGACAACCTAGATGCTGACAAAGGCTGGGATGTGAAGATCCGACCCAATGTCTTATACAGCAACTCCAAACTAGCCAATATCTTCCACAGTCAAGAGCTTGCTAGAAGACTGCAAG GCAGTGGCACAGGAGTGTTTGTGCTGTGTCCCGGATTTGTGTACACAGGCCTCATGCGTTATGTTGTTGCCAACTTTAGCTGGATCAAGAAGCTCTGCTTTACTCCCATTATCCTCATTTACATGAGGAATGCAAACCAG GGAGCCCAGACCACAATTCATTGTGCCATATCTGAAGAGTTGGATGGTGTAGAATGGGGATTCCTACGTGAGTGCAAGATAGACACATTGGAGAAAATTGCTGAAGATTGTGAGACGGCCACCAAGCTCTGGGATGTGTCAATGTCTCTTGTTGGGGAGAGGGTGGCAGGGATGGCCACTGTTGGTGAGAGGAAAGAGGCGGTTTTGGAAGAGCAAAGAGCCTCCTTGGAGGAAAGAGAGGCATATGTAGACAGGGATGAAAGAGAGCTAGTTGAAGATGAGGGAATAACaatggaagaagaggaggaggaggagcatgaAGCTGTGGTAGAAGATAAAGAGGAATTGCCAGAAGAAGAACTGTCTTTAGATGAAGAAGAGCCATCTTcagctgatgatgatgatgaactaTTAGTGAACAGGTCACTTGATGAGGGAAAATCATTGTTACCACACCAACACTTGCAAGGTCATAAATCAAAATAA
- the Chchd2 gene encoding coiled-coil-helix-coiled-coil-helix domain-containing protein 2 produces the protein MPRRGAPAPRRPPPRAAPPPPPPHRAAPPPPPPAAAPPPAAGAAPKQPGLFAQMAATAGGVAVGSAVGHVVGHALTSGGSSSDQPAAAAAAPAQPQGYPQYQGYSQQYPMQGGPSEPQGPCAWEIKQFLQCAQTQSDVSVCEGFNEALRQCKAQHSQMTA, from the exons ATGCCTCGACGAGGAGCGCCGGCCCCGAGACGACCTCCACC GCGTGCGgctccaccgccgccgccaccacatcGGGcagcacccccaccacctccacctgctgctgctccaccTCCAGCTGCAGGGGCTGCTCCGAAACAACCCGGACTCTTTGCACAGATGGCTGCCACTGCTGGCGGTGTTGCTGTTGGATCAGCTGTG GGTCATGTGGTTGGTCATGCATTGACAAGCGGGGGAAGCAGTTCAGATCaacctgctgcagctgctgctgccccAGCACAACCCCAGGGCTACCCACAGTACCAGGGTTACTCACAACAATACCCAATGCAG GGTGGCCCCTCGGAACCACAAGGACCATGTGCTTGGGAGATAAAACAGTTCCTGCAGTGTGCTCAAACACAGTCCGATGTATCCGTGTGCGAGGGTTTTAATGAGGCGTTACGCCAGTGTAAAGCCCAACACAGCC AAATGACTGCGTAG